CATTCTTATAAAAGACAGGTATGAGTGCATACTCATTTGATACAATGTACATTGGTCCAAGGACTATTTGTTAAGTATTATTTgttataataaacaaaatacttGAGATAAAGTATGTAAAGAACAATACCTCTACAGTTGATACATTGATTTCTATTCTTTGGGAAATATGAtaccataaaaaaacaaaaaaacgataTCATCGTCAATATAACAGTACGGTGTGACTAGCATATTGGCACATTTTGAAACCATAATATGACGtaaaatcaaaactatcaaCTGCAGTTTCTCATTAGTACCAGCTCCTTAACCAACATGATGAAACAGAAAATACTTTAATAGTGCCACTGCTTTACATTAGAAAACTGCatataaaaatcaaataaatataatacaaataaCATACTATAACAGTGTTTAAGGGAGTCTCTGCTCAAATAAGCATAGGAAGTAAATATAAGATAATACCATAATCAAAATTATGTGATATGGATTAAACCATAGTGTCACaagcagagcagcagccagcTAATTAATTGACCGACcaattaatcagttaattagAAGAAACCACCATGTCCAGTTCTTTGACTCCCTCCTGGCTGGAGGTGAGGCCGCAGCTGCCTGAGAGGGGGCTGTCGGGGAAATGGCTGGCAGACCTGGGCGACAGGGCCGGGGAGGGAGGGGCCTGGGCCAGACCGGGCTTCTTAGGGGGGATGGGTGGAGGGTTGCCCCTGTCTGCCCTCGGGATGGTGGGTGATCTAACCCCCTGGGGGAGAGCTCCAGCGGCCCTTCCGATGACCGGAGACAAGGGGGCTGCCAGGTTGCGGTAGTCTGTACCAAAGGGTGAGTTGTTTGGCGCGGAGAGCTTCGGTGTGGCGTTCTGCTGGACGGTGGTGAAGCGAGACAGGACTTGGGTGACGGTGCTACGGGCCATCTGCTTGACGGGGCTGGCCTCCGGAGAGGGGCTGGATGCAGGGGAGAGGTCCTtcggagagaggggaggagcaggagcaggaggaggctgggCGGCCTGGGGCTGAGGCTCTGGATCCAAGGTGCCCTGGAACTTATGTCGCGCAGCGTGGAAGCGCTGGTTGATGCCGGCCTGGTAGGAGGACTGGTAGCCTCCGGGAACGGGGCTGCCTGGCGGGCGCTTGgcgaggacaggagaggagcagggggagAGCGAGGTCTGGGTGTGATGAGGGACAGGGGCTGCAGAGTtgccattttcatttccattctcCAGACACATCATCTCTGACAGGGCACCGGTTGGACCGTTGTGCCCATTGGTCTCCATTAAGCAATGGTGACCGTTGACTTTCGGCTGGGCAGGTGCGTGGTTTCCCTCCTCCTCAATGTCCTCAACCTTAATAGTCTCTGTTGTAGTCTTTCCCAGAGGAACTTTTGTGGCccactcctcctttcttcctccttccactGACACCATATCCTCCCCCCTTACTTCACCCATCATATTCGCCACCTCCAGcttcctcctcagctcttccACCTGATTGCAGAATGAGATAAGAGACATACTTCAGCAATCTTTAAAGGGGAAATTTGGTTGTCACATGCTAGCAAGAAACTGTCATTCACATCTCAGTTTCTTGTCTTGAGGTGAGATTAGATTAAATAACGTGAGATTAAATGTCTTTACTTTAATCAGTAAGAGGTAAGTCATGATACTGCACAGCAAAAAAATGGAATATTCCCAATATGCAAAATGGGCGAATGCCGCGACAAGACTGATGACTATATGATAGTGTTCACACCTGTTGTTGTAGCTGACAACAGTGAGCTTCCTCCTTCTTCAGGCGTGAGCGGAGCTGCTCTCGCTCAGTGTCAAACTCGGccagctgctcctccacccTGGCCTCCATCCGCAGggccctcctgctctcctcctccagctcctttcTCAGGGCCTGGGAGGCCTCCTTCTCCTGAATCAGAACCAGTCTATTAGCCAAGAGCAGCGAATCTGCACTAGcctaatatttataatatattaaCAGAGGCAAGGTATACAGAtgcaataaatgaaataaatggcTTTAATTGAAATCACAGTGGCAATACCTTGTCCAGCTTACGGCCCAGCTCAGTCAGCCGGTGTCCCTCCTCCAGAGCCCTGGCACTGGCCCACTTACACTCTTTGGCCAAAGCGCAGGAGAGCTGTTTGTGCTGGGCCCGTTCTTCTTCTAGCTGGTCCGTTATTCGCCGTTGTTCTTTTTCCAGCCGCCGGACCTGGCTTCGCTCAAATTCCAGCTACAAAGACAGAGACTTGTCAGGAATTGACGGTAAAGATGGTTTTGTTTTAGTTACCCCTCTACTTTAAGACTTTCAAGGCTTTTCACACTAGGCCTATTGCACCTCAGCCAATCAATCATTCATATTTGATTTATTCAGCACATTTACAATCCAATCCACTATTAATGACAGGGCACCTGTTGTTGTAagcgctccctctccttctccaggaTGTAAGTGACATCATCTCCCTCCGCTGTGTCCTCCGCatgcctcctcttctcctcctccagatcTGCAATGACCTGATACAGACAcaggggggagacagagggacatAAATGAAATGTTCCCTTTGGTCTGTTAAGTATTAGAGCCAATTATGGTTACTTTGAAGCAATGTGATTACTACATTGTAAACAAAGATGCTGATGGCAATTGAGTTAAACAACCACACAGTTTAGCTCATCTAAATGAGTAAccttttcaaccaaaaaaaaaaaaaacagttcaagTGCTGACCTATATTCGTCattctgttgtctttttttccaagCCTGAGACTATGgtgtgctttgtgtttgttgCAATTCTCAAGATCCAAACGATCCAGTGGAAGTCATTATTTGCAACAGTTACTTACTAGCATAACTCATCATCGTGCACAAAGATCTGGCACCTGAACTAAAAAACAACCTTTACAGTATCATTTCAAATTTAATGTCACAGACAATCTGCAGTAGACAAAACAGGGATTACAACTTCAATTTCCACTGGTGCCTTCCATATTCTACATGTATGCACTCACAGGAATGAAAGGCATTTTGAATAAATCTTGAAGATCTGCACTGCTAGCATTGCGCTGCACTGGTTGCCTCatcctgtcatgttttttggATACTCTCTGCCATGGGAGCCCAGTTTCATTTCCCACTGATTTTCTTTAATCTGCATAAGAAACCACAAGCTCATAGCCACCCACCACCAACCAAGAACCACACACCCACCCTCCTGTGCCGGCTCTCAGCTGCAGCCAGCTGGGCCAACATCTTCTCTTGCATCTTCCTGCAGTGGCTCACCACCAGCTTGAGCACCACCAGAGggttggaggtggaggaagagcagCCAGGCTCCTTGCTCTGGCCCCCCACAGCCTCGCTGTCTCTCTGCAAGGCCAGGAAAGGGTCGCTGAGGTTGTACCTGCCATAGCGCTCCTGGATGTACAGCTCTTTACGCTGGGCCTAGGCGAAGAGAAGAATGAGACGGTACATTAATGATGGTGTAATGATGGTAGTGGTTAATATTCAATTAGTTAATTTTCTAAGTTTGGGTAGctatttgttttgtgtattaGTGGTCTGATGGTTATGCAGTAAAAATATTCATGGGTAGAAGAATAGCCCTGGCTGATTTATGCTTTTGTTCCACTCCCTTTTTACAGTAGGGCTGCAATATGGCTGCAGTAGCTGAGTCCGGTCTCGAGAGCACTTGTCTTGGTCCTGGCCATTACTGGATATAATACTTGACTTTTTCCTATCTAAAAATGTTCAAAACCATGTTTTTCTCTACCTGGTCCAACTTCATGTATATTCTCCCCATTAAAACAATTTAAGGTTAGATTACACCTATGTATAGTATTTAATGGTCCTCAAACTTGTATGCAATTAGTCAAAATCCTATGCATTAATCAGTTGGATGTTGTAGGGTTTAGTgcagagctcctgcagatagatctacatctctacTGATCTTTAAGAAACTCCTCAAGCATTAATTGTACAGATGTAAGATGTaaacatgtacatgtacactgtttatttAATAGGACTCAATATGTTCTGGTTTCGGTCTTGACTCAAACTCGACCTGACCTGGTCTTGaaattgacttggactcaacTAAAGTGGTCTTGACTAACAGCCCTGGGTTGCAATTCATTCAAGCAAGGAGTATCATCATTTGATCTATAAACTGACAACACTGAGAGTACTGAACCCTGAAGTCAGAGTGCTTTTCAGCTACTTTGATAACTGTAATCCCTGGCTGTCATGTTTTGTAGCTCCTACATGCTGCTGTCATTTCCCTCCCCACAAGGCAACAAGAATCCTCCATCAGTAGCCATCTAAACAGGAAATCAAATGCTGCAGCAGAGCTCAACACGCCAAGAGCAACATCTCCAATCAAATAAAGAtaaaggaaggggagagggaggggggaagagggagagacagagagagagggggagaggaaataTGGAAGTAAGTGAGGaaaggcataaaaacaataTACAAGAACAGAAAGAGTGctagcaggaggaaggagcaaCAGATggtgtgcatctgtctgtctttagcAGGACAGCTGCTATGGACTGGGCCTTGGCCAAGGCAGACCTGTTCTCTGTTTTACTCGTGACAAAGGAGGGATAATAGCAGCAAGGCATTTCAGGTTCAGCAGATGCCTTTGGGCctgcagtgagagaggagggctgCAGGAAGAGCTGGCAATGTGTCTTAGTGAGGTTTCAACAAAAGAGGATCAAGAGATTAGAGAGGACAGTATCCTCTCTGGCAGGGTGAGGGCAGAGCTCCTGATGACTGATACCCAGACCACTTGAGAAGTTTAGTGTGCAGTTAAGAGGACGGATGGGCATGCACAGCCATATTCACCCCTTTCTCTGGGCTTACAGACTATACCCACCTATCAGTCATTTTACTGGAGGGGTCACAGTATACCTGTGTGCTCAGCAGTAACACCCACCTACACAAATCACACTACATTAGAGTGGAACTTAAAGAATAACAGAAAGGGAACTAATTTAAGTGTTTAATTTGTGTACAAATTGTATATCATCCAGTTAAATCAAGTCTTCTCTTGCAGACATCTTGACAGGACCGACAGCTAAAAGACCATAGAGAGATTCATCTAAATAAACTGGATTATCAATTGCAGGGAAATAGAAGACAAAATATTTAGAATTGGACCGAGAACCAAACGCAAACCATATTCCATCACAGATCGCAGGCTTTGTGATAGTCATCTTCTAGAGTATTTGGCTCATCTATCGCAATAAGGAGGGGGGCAAGGCTGTGAAGCTTTGCTGTTGTTATTTGATCCGGTCCATTGGGGATGGTGTGAAGGCGGATCAAACAGGATGCAGGGGTGAaacaggaaaacacagagagccCAGGAGAATTCAAAAATGCCTCTCAAATGTGGGCGCTGTCTGGAGCCCAGTGACCACTCAGCACCTCGACTGCAGTCCTGTGTGTAATGCAGGAGATCTACAGTAGTGAGCATGGCATAGTCCTTGTTCTCACTATCTTACAGTGCAGGTTTCCAAATCTGGACTGTGCAAAGTCAGTAACACAGAGGGGGAACGGACCTTGTTGTTGGAACTGAAACACCACTATAATTTACACGAGTTTTCTAAAATGCTGAAGCTAGAAATGACATAACTTGAGCAAGCGAAATGTTATACTCTCCATCAATTTGTTACAGTTGGTGTCATTTTTTATTCTAGAaaggtggatatttcattttgcagAGAACTCTGTCTGTCAGAAGCGTTAGTCCAGAGCCCATTTCCTGTTCCCATCAGTGACGGACTGGCCTTACGTGTCACTTCTAGGGTAGAAGATTAAGCTTAGATCAGGGTTTCCATTCTTAACAACTATGTTCCTCAATCTCTAAAGTCTTTCATCACTGCTCTTGCATGCACTAATACCActtaactgaaaaaaaatttGCTGGTTAGGGTACGAAGGAGTGGACAAATTAGTACTATAGATGCACAAGGGAatgcatttgataaataaaaaaaataaaacttcctaaatgtgtatttctgtgaCTTTCTTTTAGAGAAGAACCAGTAATTTTTTGCATTTCTAGGACTGCTCACAGTTTTCCTTGGCATTTTATTAATGTATTCAGTCTCCATGTGTTTTCCATGACTGGAAAACTAGCCTTTAAATTCTCAGGTTTTTCTGCATTCACGGTAACcctgttatacacacacacacacacacacacacgcacacacacacacacacacacacacacacacacaaaagttcACTCATAAAcagactctgtctgtctggctctctgtgtctctttctctgcccccCAGCCCTTCAATGCACATGCAGACGTCCGCAGCACAAAGGGAGGCTGTTTGCCTTGCCTCTCCATCATCCTCCACTGGTGCTCAGAAGGTGGAGGgagtgaaaagagagatgaCAGGAAACACATTCCTGACATGACTTATGTTTAACACCCAACTCCACTGGAGCTCAGTCACTCCATCATATTGTACATGTACAGtaccatacacatacacattcagtgCATGGCTATCAAGCATCACTATACATGTCCTTGTCTGTTAGCTACAGTATAGAACCAACTGATTATGAATCAAGTCCTGGCTTCAGTACTTGGTTTTGCTCGGGGAGCCATGTATCGCCATGATTTCCTTGGTTCAAAACTAGCTTATCTTATGCTGTCTGCAGATGGGTCTGCTGCTGAGGGGAGGTGAATATACTCATGACCCCAGTGtcctatacagtatatttcaatgCTGCTTACCCAGTGAATTGCTAGCACCAGTAAAATAAATCTGAAATTCTCCTGAGTGGTTGTCCTGTCCTAAACCTCCAATGAGCTTTGTAAACAACAACATACAGCAGTGCTGCTAAACTACTTTGGGGCCAAGTTAGGTACTGGAATATATGATGGCCATTTTGGGTGTATAGGCTATATGAAACACTTATGTGTGATATAGCAAAAGTAACAGACAcctaaaaagaaaatgtataacACTGAGTACAATCAATGGATACATCTCAAAGCTGGAAGGAAGTccatttgtttattgttttgttttttccctctatttAAATGCTGCCCCACTGCCAAGGGACAGACAAACAAAGTCAAATTGTTTGAAGTACCTTCATTTGGAAGATTTGGTCGACCATGCCATGTGAAGTCGACAGTTAATTAAAGGCTCATTTCCATATTTTGAGTCCCGTTTGAACTTAAAGTAAAGACTCGCACTCCTTCCAAAGCAAAGGGACTAACTGGATCACTGCAGGGCTTTGTGTGCCAAACATGAGCGTTGCCAGAGACTAACTTCCTTTTGAAAGCCACAGCATGAGAAGTGAGCAGCTGCAGAAGTGAGTCACAAGGGGAAAAATGCAGCGCATGGTTAGAATGCCATTGATAGTTCTGTATAATTGAATATATAAAGACCATAGAAGAACCACATCATTAACCTTACATCCTGTACTTGGTCTTAAACCTAGGCAACTCATTGATGAGGATGTTGGATCTTTGAAAAACCTTGAGACTGGAGGCTGCAGATGAAAACTTGCcatttttcacacatttaaccagatgaaaaaaaatggaaatggaaaagacagagaaaaggaaagaaaagacacaaaaaaagaaaagaggtgaaTAGTTCATCAGTTGATGAacagtttattaaaaaaatactacATTCTATTGCTTTTACTGCCAAGGTGACTTGTGGTTTAGCTGAGCATTTCTCACATGACACATCAGTTAGACTGCCTCGAGCAACATGACTGGGCCTATTTTTCTAATTACTGGAGGTTCACATGCAATCTCATGTTGGAAAAGAATAAAGAGTTGTGGGAAACGTTTTACTGATAACACTCTGCTTTCATGTGAGGGCAAGACCCAAGATTCCACATGGCCAATTCCTCCACAGCACAACAGCTGAATGGTGTGAAGTGCTGAGCTCACCTTGCTAACTCACTTGGAAAAAAAGATTGAATCCTGCAgaacaatgaaaaaaagaggagaaaaacaaacactggcAAACTGAGGGTGATGTCAGTTCACCTCTACAGTCAGGTGGGAACACTTTTCATATATTTCCAGCTCTTACTAATCATGATCTCTGCTAGACTGCATTGGCcatttcatgttcatttcacctAGGTCTCCAGGAGAGATCAAAGAGTTTTTCTTACAGGTCAGTGATTGTACCCTTAATTAAAAGCACCGAAACAGTTAACACTGCCGCATTGATCCAACCCCTGTGCTGAATGGGTTAACAGTGTGTGCTGGTAGAGCCATGAAAGAAGCGTAGCCATATTCCCCTCAAGCTCCAGTTAAGGCCAATGTTTATTTGTTCACTCCTAGTCTCCCTCACATTGAGTCATCAGGCGCCCAGCGTGCTGTAACTCTTCTTGCCTTAGATGGCCAGATCCCAGGAGAGATGTAGGAATGTGGTCTAGACACAACACATGAACATTCAGCAGTAGGGCCTTTTTCAACTAGATGGCTGCCTCTCTAGTTTGTTCTTTCAATGGTGCGTTTTACACCAGGAAACTGAATCGCATTCCAAGAACTTTTACTGCTGTAAAACTCAAAATTAATTGTgaatataaaaatgtgtgttataGTGTTAATGTTTCAGGATGGTATAGATAATCTAACAAGACATATTTTGCAACAAAAAATGCTGCATCATTAAATCGCTTAAAGCACAGACATATTCACGGCCTATCTTTAATGGTTTCACAATAGTGTCATGATCAAACCGTTACTAAACTATGTTTAGTCATTCGGCTCCTCTGTTTAAATGACATAACATCCTGACAACCATGCAAACAGTTACAGAAAGCAGGGCAATGACGTGAGCCTTCAGGACAGCAAGATTAATATGTGTGGGGAAAATAGCCTGACAATCCTTTAACTGAAATGCACGACTAATCCTGCCAATGTGACACATCCTAAGGTAGAAACTAGCTGCTGTGTGGCTAGTTGACATGCTGACTGTCTagtccagtgattctcaacctttttcatatcaaggacccctaatgtagtccacattagggccacggacccccattttaccaaaatatttttattgttagatatgattttgtctagaattccatgactgtctctATTGCAGGTAGAACGAGATatcagtgaaactatgatcaaaatagtctacATTTCTTCTACAtcctctaattgtgttaacttcttgtaaatgaaataatgatgaagtttaacaactcatcaatttgctgggtgACCACCTGGAACctcttcaaggacccctggtggtccccagaccccacgttgagaaccactggtctcgTACATTATGGCTATTTCAAATGGAGCTTATGTTCAAGTTGACTGGGGTGCTACTCAATTAAGGTAATGAAATGTGTGACTGTGATGGTGATCATCCCACTAGCTAGACGCAAACCTTCTAGAAGGGAATTGGATAGATCCTAACTAGTATTTGCttaagagagacatagacacatGGCATTTCTTGCACCTATCCGTTCACATATAAAGCATGGGGTCAGTGTTTTCCAGGAAATGGCTGCCATCATCAGGGTTACATGGGTTAAATCTCAACTACCTTAGctcatttccttctctccctgttttccATATTAACATTCTTGTGTCAAATCTCTTTGGTGCCAGATCCTTGACTTAAGCACACTGGAGGTATTTATGACCAAGTAATGGTCTGCACCCTGTAAGCATTAGCATAGATGTACATTAAGTCCTTTGGCACCTTATGGTCTTTCTCTACAGGCATCTATGGCACATACCCTTGTTAACATTATAATTATGTGTCAGCAGCTCTATTGATAGGTACCTTGAGGGCGTCAATGACCAGGTCCCGGGCCTCCAGCTCTCCCTCCAGGATGCTGAAAAGCATCAGCAACTCTGGCTTGCTCAAACTCTCCATGTTCAGCTTGGACTGCTGGGGcaagagatgaaagagaagacTTGGTTGGTCGATTGATTGATTAACTGGTTTCACATCATGCTTCAATATGATTTTATTTCTGAAGTGTTAATGCAAATGCACCTGCCTCATGGGTTTATAAGATACAACTTCTTCATGAAAATAACAACTACTTGAATTGTACTTTATCTTGCCAGACTATTATACAACCCCCAAAGAGGACACATTTACAAGATGATCAttgcttcttttgtttttctccgCAAAGTGTTTTTCAactgatatttcatttcatctggGAAGCAAGGCCCATATTATTCAATTGCCCCCAAAATAGACATTCAGACAAttcagatatttgatatatctGAAATATGGGCTATGTGTGGATATGTGTTTATTATCTCAGAAGGGAGTCATTTTGTATAATAGAGTCAGTGTACAAAATGTGTGGTAAAGAAATTTCCCTTGTAAAGACAGTAcagaatatataaaaaaaacaaaaacaaaaaaaaacagattttgagCAAGTTATTAACTTGaacacaaatgaaattaaaGGGTCTGGGCCTACAGTATATCTCAGGCAAAATGTAAGGATATTGTCTCAAGCAAAATACAACCTCTGTTAAAACATTAAGTGATTTACCAGGCATCATAAGGCGCTGCTGCGGCTTGCATGAGCATTAATAAGTGCAACAGTACACTTGAGAAGCGAGTACTGCATTTTCCATTAAAATGGTTCATTTGATTTTCTGAGTAGGTTTGGGATATTTCAGCTCAATGAGGCGGCACAAGCCTGGCAACAAGACAAGCTGACATGTGTTCAGCAGGCACAGATAGATCAgatatcaaataaaagacagttcaggTTCCAGCATCCAAGCTGTTCCATCATCATTCATCTAAGATATGAAGATAAAGATAATGTGTGTTTGACTTTGGTACTAAATTCCATGCTGTATATTATTTCAAAGCATTTTCCGTTATGTTTCACCATGTTGCATGCTGATGGGCCCCTTGATAGATTTTGATAGATTTTGTCTTTTGAAGGACATGTTTGAAATGTGATGTGGTCTCTTTGTAGTGTCCCTGCACCCTAATCTCACAGCTGTGTTGGTTCTGCTGACAAGCCCTGCGGTGTCCACACCTCAAAACATGCAACCGCATTCTGGCCAAGCGAACATATGCAGGCCCCTCTTTGAAATAAGATCACAGCTGTTGATGTTATTGCACTAGGCATCCTTTCCAAAGAAGAATCATCATACACTGTAGGTGGGATCTGCAGGTTTAGGTGAACTCTTGTGCTGGATGGCCGCTAGTTTCCTAGTTCTAGCTCTAATTACAAAAAGTATACTTTCTGTAAGATGGCCTAAACATCTGAAAAATGCATCCTCAGCTTCTGCCCCCTCATTTGGGTTTGTTGGTCTGTGATCCCCACCTGAACTACCATTCATCCAACAGGCCTGTGCTCCGCTCTGAGCTCTCTGTGGTCACAACTTTCCACATCATGAAGTCATCAGGAGGGGGGTGGGCTGCTCTCTCGGAGCACTGGTTGCATAATGAGACACAGGAGCCACGGGCCTTTCCTATCTGAGCTACTAGCTACTGTACCAAAACGTTTCCCAGGCATCTTCGAGAACATCAGCAACTGAGAACCCTGAATATGAATGGCTCTATGTTGCCGAttgaaaaaaaagatgtgtgaAAATGAGCGTAAAGCTTCTGACTAAGTACAGTGTGACACCTACTAAGCATGCAGAAGTGAGACACAAAATTAGCTATGATGCATATGAGCTGCTTCCTTCCTCTGAATCTCTCCTCTTAGCCTGCTGAACTGCACCTTCAGCCTAATCCCTACAGTAGCCTCCTCTCAGAAAGAGGGAACACAATGTTTCAGCTGTGCCTTTACCAGCGCTCATGGTCTGTGGCTTAACCACATGggtaaaatgcaaattaaacTCCAGCGTACACACCTCCCTTGGTTTTTGGTTTACAGGCTTGCTGCTAATTTCACAGGCAACTGTAatcactgtgcgtgtgtgccgtGTTATGAGAAGCATGTCTGGCCCAGCAGGAGCCTACATTTGTCATCGCACTTGTTAAGACCGTCATCATTCGAATATTATTTCACATAATCCCTGAGTTAGATTTTGTAAGCTTGagggaacacaaacacagagcggCAGCATGGGAAATACAAATATTCCCACACGTTCTCTCAGCTCCACTTCCGATGACGAAAGCCCTGTGTCCATAATCCCCTTATCCGTGTTGGTTTTAAGCCTGGTCAGCCATGTGCCTTGGTCTGCAACATTGTAAACTCATTAAAAACACTGCAGCCTTTactgcaaacacatgcacccTGTTCCAGTCCGAAGGCCCTCAGGTTGCAAGTGGCTGCTTGTGAAAAATAAacctcttcatcctcatcattaTCCCGTACAGTCCATCGCATCTGCTCCGAACCCACCTCTGTTACATCTGTGGATAGTTTCTGAGTAAAATTCTCATCTTCAAACACGGCTTAAGTGATACAAACACTGATATCCGGTGTATTTTAGATTGCGATCCTCTGTCTTGTTTTCACTGCAGCATATAAACAATCTAAGTATGTGTATTATTCATTCAATTAAGGCATTTTAAAAACCACAACAGTGGTCTAGCAATTTGATCTGACTCCAAAAACTATCGGACACATTTTcaatatatgaaaaatgttcTAAAACCGCCCTCAGTCCATCTTCAaattacttttattgttaggGGCGAAAAGTCAAAACACATGCCATCATGCAGCCACAGCATGAAGTCATGTCACAGACTGTGAGACCTCTCTGGCCTCCAGGCTGACATACACTGAGGGTCAACTGAGGGATCAAGTACAGCTCCAACAGTCTGATGGACTTCCTTCTACTGTTAATCAGGATGGCTGACCAGATGCATGTCTGGATACTAAATTGGATTTAGTAGCCAACCTAATTTTCTgcatttacttacttacttaatcATTCACTTATTTAGTTCAATGTAATCTTAACAAAAATCTACAGACAAACAGGTTAAATAACATCCAGTAGCAATCTGATGGCTTGGAGAATTAACACTGCTTTGTAATAAACAGAGCTATTAAACAATTAAACCGGCTGACATGCAAATGACGTTAATAACCGTAGTTAGACTCCATCATAAAGAAGTTACAGTGATCTGTAATAGCGTCTAACAACAGAAGATGGCATGTCACTCCTGACTTTCTTCAGTTTCTTCTTCGCTGAAAAGATGTTAGACAGAGCCAAAGTAATAACCTTAAATATTTTTGCACAAATGAAAACcgatcttcttcttctgatttAAGCTTGCAAAGATATCCGTATGCGGTCCAAATACATTCTTCATCGGCCTGCAGCCTTGACTGcttcacatctttttttttctgcttcttcttttaGACCAAAACGTGTCTGAAGAACGATGAAACTATGCGGATTGTCTTCTCCTGGTTTacactgcaa
This DNA window, taken from Centroberyx gerrardi isolate f3 chromosome 5, fCenGer3.hap1.cur.20231027, whole genome shotgun sequence, encodes the following:
- the cttnbp2nla gene encoding CTTNBP2 N-terminal-like protein — encoded protein: MLEFSKTSEGHMKQSKLNMESLSKPELLMLFSILEGELEARDLVIDALKAQRKELYIQERYGRYNLSDPFLALQRDSEAVGGQSKEPGCSSSTSNPLVVLKLVVSHCRKMQEKMLAQLAAAESRHRRVIADLEEEKRRHAEDTAEGDDVTYILEKERERLQQQLEFERSQVRRLEKEQRRITDQLEEERAQHKQLSCALAKECKWASARALEEGHRLTELGRKLDKEKEASQALRKELEEESRRALRMEARVEEQLAEFDTEREQLRSRLKKEEAHCCQLQQQVEELRRKLEVANMMGEVRGEDMVSVEGGRKEEWATKVPLGKTTTETIKVEDIEEEGNHAPAQPKVNGHHCLMETNGHNGPTGALSEMMCLENGNENGNSAAPVPHHTQTSLSPCSSPVLAKRPPGSPVPGGYQSSYQAGINQRFHAARHKFQGTLDPEPQPQAAQPPPAPAPPLSPKDLSPASSPSPEASPVKQMARSTVTQVLSRFTTVQQNATPKLSAPNNSPFGTDYRNLAAPLSPVIGRAAGALPQGVRSPTIPRADRGNPPPIPPKKPGLAQAPPSPALSPRSASHFPDSPLSGSCGLTSSQEGVKELDMVVSSN